The Desulfovibrio porci genome contains a region encoding:
- the phnX gene encoding phosphonoacetaldehyde hydrolase produces the protein MKPFLRRTAYTGPVQAVILDWAGTAVDHGCRGPVAVFSRAFERHGITPEVAEVRAPMGREKREHVQTMLAMPRLAGLWREGHGGEPDEAATDTIFAAVQELMPETLADYATPVPGCVEAIAALRAKGVKIGSCTGYSRDMMVRLMPRAEAAGYKPDAVVTADEVLQGRPWPWMCYLNCMRLGVHPPEAVVKAGDTLADVEEGINAGHWSVGVTRTSNALGLTAEEAAALPADELCRREEELGRAFREAGAHYVISSIVDLPALVDVINARLARGERP, from the coding sequence ATGAAGCCTTTTTTGCGCCGCACGGCATATACAGGGCCGGTGCAGGCCGTTATTCTGGATTGGGCCGGTACGGCGGTGGACCACGGTTGTCGGGGACCGGTGGCTGTTTTTTCGCGCGCCTTTGAGCGCCACGGCATCACGCCCGAGGTGGCCGAGGTGCGCGCGCCCATGGGCCGGGAAAAGCGCGAACACGTGCAGACCATGCTGGCCATGCCGCGTCTGGCCGGGCTCTGGCGGGAAGGGCACGGCGGCGAACCCGACGAGGCCGCCACGGACACGATTTTTGCCGCCGTGCAGGAACTGATGCCTGAAACCCTGGCCGACTACGCCACGCCCGTGCCGGGCTGCGTGGAAGCCATCGCGGCCCTGAGGGCCAAGGGCGTCAAGATCGGCTCCTGCACCGGCTACAGCCGGGACATGATGGTGCGGCTTATGCCGCGTGCCGAGGCGGCGGGCTACAAGCCCGACGCCGTGGTTACGGCTGACGAGGTTCTCCAGGGCCGCCCCTGGCCGTGGATGTGCTACCTCAACTGCATGCGCCTGGGTGTGCATCCGCCGGAAGCGGTGGTCAAGGCCGGCGACACCTTGGCCGACGTGGAGGAAGGCATCAACGCCGGGCACTGGAGCGTGGGCGTGACCCGCACCAGCAACGCCCTGGGCCTGACCGCCGAGGAAGCGGCGGCTCTGCCCGCCGACGAGCTGTGCCGTCGCGAGGAAGAACTGGGCCGCGCCTTCCGCGAGGCGGGCGCGCACTACGTGATTTCCAGCATCGTGGATCTGCCCGCTCTGGTTGATGTGATCAACGCGCGTCTGGCGCGCGGCGAACGCCCGTAA
- a CDS encoding methionine ABC transporter permease — MFDQQTVEMLLVGVWDTLYMTVVATFFSYVFGMIMGVVLVVCRRDGIRPNALVYNVLDVVVNLTRSFPFLILMIAVIPFTRFLVGTTIGNNATVVPLVLAAAPFVARLVESSLLEVDHGVVEAAQSMGASTWQIIVKVLLPEARPSLINGSAVSAITILGYSAMSGAVGGGGLGKLAIMYGYNRYQTDIMVITVVLLIIIVQAFQSFGNWATRRSDKRGS; from the coding sequence ATGTTTGACCAGCAGACCGTTGAAATGCTGCTCGTGGGCGTGTGGGACACGCTCTACATGACCGTCGTGGCCACCTTCTTTTCCTATGTCTTCGGCATGATCATGGGCGTGGTGCTGGTCGTCTGCCGCAGGGACGGCATCCGGCCCAACGCGCTTGTCTACAACGTGCTGGACGTGGTGGTGAATCTCACCCGCTCCTTCCCCTTTCTGATTCTGATGATCGCGGTCATCCCCTTCACGCGCTTTCTGGTGGGCACCACCATCGGCAACAACGCCACCGTGGTGCCGCTGGTGCTGGCCGCCGCGCCCTTTGTGGCCCGCCTGGTGGAATCCTCCCTGCTGGAGGTGGACCACGGCGTGGTGGAGGCCGCCCAGAGCATGGGGGCAAGCACCTGGCAGATCATCGTCAAGGTGCTGCTGCCCGAGGCGCGGCCCTCGCTGATCAACGGCAGCGCCGTGTCCGCCATCACCATCCTCGGCTATTCGGCCATGTCCGGGGCCGTGGGCGGCGGCGGGCTGGGCAAGCTGGCCATCATGTACGGCTACAACCGCTATCAGACCGATATCATGGTCATCACGGTGGTGCTGCTGATCATCATCGTGCAGGCCTTTCAGAGTTTCGGCAACTGGGCCACGCGCCGCAGCGACAAGCGCGGTTCGTAG
- a CDS encoding phage holin family protein encodes MKGLAELIISFFDLLEAEGQLLQRNVLRTLRMALLFALGLLFGAAGLAFFVAALYNALSYVLDPAWVLCIMGIVCAGIAGGLLWMSLPGKKQTP; translated from the coding sequence GTGAAGGGTCTGGCTGAACTCATCATCAGTTTCTTTGACCTGCTTGAGGCCGAAGGGCAGCTCCTGCAGCGCAATGTCCTGCGCACCTTGCGCATGGCGCTGCTGTTTGCGCTGGGGTTGCTCTTCGGCGCGGCGGGGTTGGCTTTTTTTGTGGCGGCGCTGTACAACGCTCTCTCATATGTCCTGGACCCGGCCTGGGTGCTGTGCATTATGGGAATAGTCTGTGCGGGCATTGCCGGAGGCTTGTTATGGATGTCGCTTCCCGGGAAAAAACAGACCCCGTAG
- a CDS encoding TOBE domain-containing protein gives MDKTLKREELATLLRSLSAADMAWLRQRLLRRDSAALLQDTGRISPQELLSAESWLWERAAAARGPREKRPRLRMWLIFMLLRYAALRLVEIFALDSPDLDLQEGVIWVKGPCARTVPLPLAVSRRLRRVLEDPGLFPAGREPMRCDASYVRRSLQECGAACGLPKGLLSARSLRHSRALELGRQGLPLPVVDIFLGRRAGPGQSGIVRYDPQGAQRLLREQLQRERPMKTSARNVFQGRIVSLRQSGLLVEVILSTAGGLRVAALITDESYRSLALEEGKLVNASVKAPWVMVETGAPAAASGAENRFTAVVERVREDGMVMEILAALPEGSQICALQSKNPDTNAPLRAGDTITVSFKAFSVILSLD, from the coding sequence ATGGATAAAACACTAAAGCGTGAAGAACTGGCGACGCTCCTGCGCTCGCTCTCCGCCGCCGACATGGCCTGGCTGCGCCAGCGCCTGCTGCGCCGGGATTCCGCGGCACTGCTGCAGGATACCGGCCGGATCAGCCCGCAGGAACTGCTGAGCGCGGAATCCTGGCTCTGGGAGCGGGCCGCGGCAGCGCGCGGACCGCGTGAGAAGCGCCCCCGCCTGCGCATGTGGCTGATTTTCATGCTGCTGCGCTACGCGGCTCTGCGTCTGGTGGAGATCTTCGCCCTGGACTCGCCGGATCTGGATTTACAGGAGGGGGTCATCTGGGTGAAGGGGCCGTGCGCCCGCACAGTGCCCCTGCCCCTGGCCGTAAGCCGCCGTCTGCGGCGGGTGCTGGAAGACCCCGGCCTGTTCCCGGCAGGGCGGGAGCCGATGCGTTGCGACGCCAGCTATGTGCGGCGCAGCCTGCAAGAGTGCGGCGCGGCCTGCGGCCTGCCCAAGGGCCTGCTCAGCGCGCGCAGCCTGCGCCACAGCCGGGCTCTGGAACTGGGCCGTCAGGGCCTGCCCCTGCCGGTGGTGGATATTTTTCTGGGGCGGCGCGCCGGGCCCGGCCAAAGCGGCATTGTGCGCTACGATCCGCAGGGGGCGCAACGCCTGCTGCGCGAACAACTGCAAAGGGAGCGACCCATGAAAACCAGCGCCCGCAACGTCTTCCAGGGGCGGATCGTCTCGCTGCGCCAGTCCGGCCTGCTGGTGGAGGTCATTCTGAGCACCGCCGGGGGCCTGCGCGTGGCGGCTCTGATTACGGATGAAAGCTACCGCAGCCTGGCCCTGGAGGAAGGCAAACTGGTCAACGCCAGCGTCAAGGCCCCCTGGGTGATGGTCGAAACGGGCGCGCCGGCCGCCGCCTCCGGCGCGGAAAACCGCTTTACCGCCGTGGTGGAGCGGGTGCGCGAGGACGGAATGGTCATGGAAATCCTGGCCGCTCTGCCCGAAGGCAGCCAGATCTGCGCCCTGCAAAGCAAAAACCCGGACACGAACGCGCCCCTGCGCGCCGGAGACACGATCACGGTATCCTTCAAGGCGTTCTCGGTGATCCTGAGCCTGGATTAA
- a CDS encoding glutamate synthase-related protein: MSFHPGIASSFNETKTRSHSLSPQSGMCAFCAADCPGTCEIGLSAVLGAQSVYPTTTGNNQIASEKDYPLDYSHFNINGRVFGARGVPAEADQAAIFNVRLERTLGRRHPVKIALPVLLPALLKMNWQDYFAGAAMAGVCCVIGEGSPSKDPALKMRNGKIAEFPYLNEIMDAFRRYYRGYGQIVPQANFEEDAQGLPEYAVSNCGAEAIEFKFGQSAKGTQPVTRLKDYAAALQKKEAGALVHPDPADPAVRAAAERGEAPNFYVYGRLPMWDEDYLIPRIARLRDMGLKNVYFKMTGFDPVDIERVLRIAAAAEVDVVTFDGAGGGSGYSPCKMMNEWGLPTVPLQSVVCSIARRLGREGLELPSLVIAGGFATEDQVFKALALGAPYFQAVGLCRAAMAAANSAKKVSEQIEAGNIPAHLRKFGDSRETLFADLPDLRHLYGKQADSFSSGAVGVFSYLNRIAMGLRHFAALNRKFDVNLLGPDDLIPLTREAGELVRER, from the coding sequence ATGTCTTTTCATCCCGGCATCGCTTCCAGTTTCAACGAAACCAAAACCCGCAGCCACAGCCTGTCGCCGCAGAGCGGCATGTGCGCCTTCTGCGCCGCCGACTGCCCCGGTACCTGTGAGATCGGGTTGTCCGCCGTGCTGGGCGCGCAGAGCGTCTATCCCACCACCACGGGCAACAATCAGATCGCCTCGGAGAAGGATTATCCGCTGGACTACTCCCACTTCAACATCAACGGCCGCGTCTTCGGGGCGCGGGGCGTCCCGGCGGAAGCGGATCAGGCAGCCATTTTCAACGTCAGGCTTGAGCGCACGCTGGGACGGCGGCATCCGGTCAAAATCGCCCTGCCCGTGCTTCTGCCCGCCCTGCTGAAGATGAACTGGCAGGATTATTTCGCCGGGGCCGCCATGGCCGGGGTGTGCTGCGTCATCGGCGAGGGGTCGCCCTCCAAGGATCCCGCGCTGAAGATGCGGAACGGGAAAATTGCGGAATTTCCTTATCTGAACGAAATCATGGACGCCTTCCGCCGCTATTACCGGGGCTATGGGCAGATCGTCCCGCAGGCCAATTTCGAGGAGGACGCCCAGGGCCTGCCCGAATACGCCGTCAGCAACTGCGGGGCCGAGGCCATTGAATTCAAGTTCGGCCAGTCCGCCAAGGGCACTCAGCCTGTGACCCGGCTCAAGGACTATGCGGCCGCGCTGCAAAAGAAAGAGGCCGGGGCCCTGGTGCATCCGGACCCGGCGGACCCGGCCGTCCGGGCCGCTGCGGAGCGGGGCGAAGCGCCCAATTTTTACGTCTACGGCCGCCTGCCCATGTGGGACGAGGATTATCTGATCCCGCGCATCGCCCGGCTTCGGGACATGGGCCTGAAGAACGTCTATTTCAAGATGACCGGTTTTGACCCTGTGGATATCGAGCGTGTGCTGCGTATTGCCGCGGCCGCCGAAGTGGATGTGGTCACCTTTGACGGCGCGGGCGGCGGATCGGGCTACAGCCCCTGTAAGATGATGAACGAGTGGGGCCTGCCCACCGTGCCCCTGCAAAGCGTGGTTTGCAGCATCGCCCGCCGGCTGGGCCGGGAAGGCCTGGAACTGCCCTCCCTGGTCATTGCCGGAGGCTTCGCCACGGAGGATCAGGTCTTCAAGGCCCTGGCTCTGGGCGCGCCGTATTTCCAGGCCGTGGGCCTCTGCCGCGCGGCCATGGCCGCCGCCAACAGCGCCAAAAAGGTGAGCGAGCAGATCGAGGCGGGCAACATTCCCGCGCATCTCAGGAAGTTCGGGGACAGCAGGGAAACGCTTTTCGCCGACCTGCCCGATCTCAGGCATTTGTACGGCAAGCAAGCGGACAGTTTTTCCAGCGGGGCCGTCGGCGTGTTCTCTTACCTCAACCGCATTGCCATGGGCCTGCGCCATTTCGCGGCCCTGAACCGCAAGTTTGACGTGAATCTGCTGGGGCCGGACGATCTGATCCCGCTGACCCGCGAGGCCGGGGAACTGGTGCGGGAGAGGTAG
- a CDS encoding methionine ABC transporter ATP-binding protein, translating to MADGPIISIEGLEKRFSGKNTDVFALRGIDLAIGRGDIFGIIGKSGAGKSTLVRCINMLERPTGGSVFFEGRDLCRLPEAALREARRAMGMIFQQFNLLMQRTALQNVCFPLELAGAPRDETRKRAEELLDMVGLANRMDAYPSQLSGGQKQRVAIARALATKPRVLLCDEATSALDPATTDSILALIKDINVQLGITAVVITHEMSVIEKICSHVGIISKGKIVEQGLVEEVFFHPQTEAARRLVLPDALRKLPQPNLYRLIFNGRSSLEPVIANMVLECGCPVNIMYADTRDINGVAFGQMVLQLPEREKSRTRIMAYARAHSIMLEEMKHV from the coding sequence ATGGCTGACGGTCCCATTATCAGTATCGAAGGGCTGGAAAAACGCTTTTCCGGCAAGAATACCGATGTATTCGCCCTGCGCGGCATTGACCTTGCCATCGGCCGGGGGGACATTTTCGGCATCATCGGCAAGAGCGGCGCGGGCAAGTCAACCCTGGTGCGCTGCATCAACATGCTGGAGCGCCCCACGGGCGGCAGCGTCTTTTTTGAAGGCAGGGACCTCTGCCGTCTGCCCGAAGCCGCGCTGCGCGAGGCGCGGCGCGCCATGGGCATGATTTTTCAGCAGTTCAACCTGCTCATGCAGCGCACAGCCCTGCAAAATGTCTGCTTTCCCCTGGAACTGGCGGGCGCGCCCAGAGACGAGACCCGCAAGCGGGCCGAAGAACTGCTGGACATGGTGGGCCTTGCCAACCGTATGGACGCCTATCCCTCGCAGCTGTCCGGCGGCCAGAAGCAGCGCGTGGCCATTGCCCGCGCCCTGGCCACCAAGCCGCGCGTGCTGCTCTGCGACGAGGCCACCTCCGCTCTGGACCCGGCCACCACGGATTCCATTCTGGCCCTGATCAAGGACATCAATGTCCAGCTCGGCATCACGGCCGTGGTCATCACCCACGAGATGAGCGTGATTGAAAAGATCTGCAGCCATGTGGGCATCATCAGCAAGGGCAAAATCGTCGAACAGGGCCTGGTGGAAGAGGTCTTTTTCCATCCGCAAACCGAGGCGGCCCGCCGTCTGGTCCTGCCCGACGCCCTCCGCAAACTGCCGCAGCCAAACCTGTACCGTCTGATCTTCAACGGCCGCTCCTCCCTGGAGCCGGTCATCGCCAACATGGTGCTGGAATGCGGCTGCCCGGTGAACATCATGTACGCCGACACCCGCGACATCAACGGCGTGGCGTTCGGCCAGATGGTGCTGCAACTGCCCGAGCGGGAGAAATCCCGCACGCGGATCATGGCCTACGCCAGGGCGCATTCCATCATGCTGGAGGAAATGAAGCATGTTTGA
- the modB gene encoding molybdate ABC transporter permease subunit — protein MDFDQISILSPLELSLRVAGLATLISFVAATLMAWLLARKRGPLPALLDAVCTLPLVLPPTVLGYYLILLVGRRGLLGQWLADVGINLIFSWQGAVVAATVVVFPLIYKSARAALEQVDPHLENAARTLGSSEWRVFVSVSLPLAWKGIFAGLMLAFARGMGEFGATLMIAGNIPGKTQTLALAIYDAFQAGNDAQAVWLVVITSAVCVSLLMAAELLLKLKWKRRSR, from the coding sequence ATGGATTTTGATCAAATTTCCATTCTGAGTCCGCTGGAGCTTTCCCTACGGGTGGCGGGCCTGGCGACCCTGATTTCCTTTGTGGCGGCCACGCTCATGGCCTGGCTGCTGGCGCGGAAGAGGGGCCCCCTGCCCGCGCTGCTGGATGCGGTCTGCACCTTGCCGCTGGTACTGCCCCCCACGGTGCTGGGCTATTATCTGATCCTGCTGGTGGGGCGGCGCGGTCTGCTCGGCCAGTGGCTGGCCGATGTGGGCATCAATTTGATTTTTTCCTGGCAGGGGGCGGTGGTGGCGGCCACGGTGGTGGTCTTTCCCCTGATTTACAAATCCGCGCGCGCGGCCCTGGAGCAGGTGGACCCTCATCTGGAGAACGCGGCCCGCACCTTGGGCTCTTCGGAATGGCGGGTTTTTGTGAGCGTGTCTCTGCCCCTGGCCTGGAAGGGCATTTTCGCCGGGCTGATGCTGGCCTTTGCGCGCGGCATGGGCGAGTTCGGGGCCACGCTGATGATCGCGGGCAACATTCCCGGCAAGACCCAGACCCTGGCCCTGGCCATTTACGACGCCTTTCAGGCCGGCAACGACGCTCAGGCCGTCTGGCTGGTGGTGATCACCTCCGCTGTCTGCGTCAGCCTGCTGATGGCGGCGGAATTGCTCCTGAAACTGAAATGGAAAAGGCGGTCCCGATGA
- a CDS encoding ATP-binding cassette domain-containing protein, which translates to MISLRLRKTFRNTDTPFSLDVAYEIGGSQKHVVLFGPSGSGKSLTLQCLVGLTRPDSGYIRLDERVLYDGAARVCVPARRRRIGFMFQDYALFPHLSVLQNVAYARTGCWPWRICAAERAKAQAMLERFGIGHLARHLPVQLSGGQRQRAALARALNADPQLLLLDEPFSALDPLLRERLREELLELLADLTIPAVIITHDPDDVDAFAGGLILYNHGRARQVPDYQRLRRDFATAGQCLRHLQEEEGGLLPRCRSVPAAVFSGALTPRPVSARIGDAARSH; encoded by the coding sequence ATGATTTCCCTGCGCCTGCGGAAAACCTTTCGGAATACGGACACGCCCTTCAGCCTGGATGTGGCCTATGAGATCGGCGGCAGCCAGAAGCATGTGGTGCTTTTCGGTCCTTCCGGTTCGGGCAAAAGCCTGACGCTGCAATGCCTGGTCGGGCTTACCCGTCCGGATTCCGGATACATCCGTCTGGACGAACGCGTCTTGTACGACGGCGCGGCCAGGGTCTGCGTGCCCGCCCGCCGCCGCCGCATCGGCTTCATGTTTCAGGATTACGCGCTCTTCCCGCATCTGAGCGTGCTTCAGAATGTGGCCTATGCCCGCACCGGCTGCTGGCCCTGGCGGATTTGTGCGGCGGAGCGGGCCAAGGCCCAGGCCATGCTGGAGCGCTTCGGCATCGGGCATCTGGCCCGGCATCTGCCCGTCCAGCTCTCGGGCGGCCAGCGTCAGCGCGCGGCTCTGGCCCGCGCCCTCAACGCCGATCCGCAACTGCTGCTGCTGGACGAGCCTTTTTCCGCCCTGGACCCGTTGCTGCGCGAGCGCCTGCGGGAGGAACTGCTGGAACTGCTGGCCGATCTGACCATCCCCGCCGTGATCATCACCCATGACCCCGACGATGTGGACGCCTTTGCCGGCGGTCTGATTCTCTACAACCACGGCCGCGCCCGTCAGGTGCCGGATTACCAGCGCTTGCGGCGTGATTTCGCCACGGCCGGGCAATGTTTGCGGCATTTGCAGGAAGAAGAGGGCGGGTTGCTCCCGCGCTGCCGGTCCGTGCCCGCGGCGGTCTTTTCCGGCGCGCTCACGCCGCGCCCGGTTTCCGCGCGGATCGGGGACGCGGCACGGTCACATTGA
- the modA gene encoding molybdate ABC transporter substrate-binding protein translates to MKTPFLSRILLTLACVGLLAAPAKAAEMTISGAASLTNAFTELKGLFEKQHPGLTAHVNFAASNPLLKQIQEGAPVDVFASADQATMDKAVASKVVDPATRRDFALNDLVLIVPAGGKKPADLADLKNFKRIAVGNPDSVPAGRYAREALTTAKLWDVLQPQVIQGASVRQVLDYVARGEVDAGFVYGTDAKQQAAKVDVVMVVPGHTPVLYPIAVATTGKNPKMGQAFLDFVLSPEGQAVLSRYGFSKP, encoded by the coding sequence ATGAAAACGCCGTTCCTTTCCCGCATCCTTCTGACCCTGGCCTGCGTCGGCCTGTTGGCCGCGCCCGCCAAAGCCGCTGAAATGACCATTTCCGGGGCGGCCAGCCTGACCAACGCCTTTACGGAGCTCAAGGGATTGTTTGAGAAACAGCATCCTGGCCTGACGGCGCACGTCAATTTCGCGGCCTCCAATCCGCTGCTGAAGCAGATTCAGGAAGGCGCGCCCGTGGACGTCTTCGCCTCCGCCGATCAGGCCACCATGGACAAGGCCGTGGCCTCCAAGGTGGTGGACCCGGCCACGCGCAGGGATTTCGCCCTCAACGACCTTGTGCTCATCGTGCCTGCGGGCGGCAAGAAGCCCGCTGATCTGGCCGATCTCAAGAATTTCAAGCGCATCGCCGTGGGCAATCCCGACTCCGTGCCCGCCGGTCGTTACGCCCGTGAGGCCCTGACCACCGCCAAGCTCTGGGACGTCCTCCAGCCCCAGGTGATCCAGGGCGCCAGCGTGCGCCAGGTGCTGGACTACGTGGCGCGCGGCGAAGTGGACGCGGGTTTTGTTTACGGCACGGACGCCAAACAGCAGGCCGCCAAGGTGGACGTGGTTATGGTTGTGCCGGGCCACACGCCCGTGCTCTATCCCATCGCCGTGGCTACAACGGGCAAGAATCCCAAGATGGGCCAGGCCTTCCTGGACTTCGTGCTGTCGCCGGAAGGGCAGGCTGTGCTTTCCAGATACGGCTTCTCCAAACCATAA
- a CDS encoding MetQ/NlpA family ABC transporter substrate-binding protein produces the protein MKKLLLVFAALLGTVSLVCNAQAAGVITVGASPTPHAEILAEAAKLLKPQGYELKIVEYSDYVQPNVALDSKELDANYFQHKPYLDDFNAQKGTRLGSMGPVHYEPFGIYAGKSKSLKDLKNGALVAVPNDATNEGRALLLMQDEGLVKLKKDAGLTATRRDIVENPKKLKIEEIEAAQLVRSLPDVDIAIVNGNYAILGGLKVADALAVEAADSMAAATYANILAIRAGDEKRPELQALYKALTSPEVAAFMKKKYAGAVLPSVK, from the coding sequence ATGAAAAAACTGCTTCTGGTTTTTGCCGCCCTGCTGGGCACGGTTTCGCTGGTCTGCAACGCCCAGGCCGCGGGCGTCATTACGGTGGGGGCTTCCCCCACGCCCCACGCCGAAATCCTTGCCGAGGCCGCCAAGCTGCTCAAACCGCAGGGCTATGAGCTCAAAATCGTGGAATATTCCGACTACGTGCAGCCCAATGTGGCTCTGGACAGCAAGGAACTGGACGCCAACTACTTCCAGCACAAGCCCTATCTGGACGACTTCAACGCCCAGAAAGGCACCAGACTTGGCTCCATGGGGCCGGTGCACTATGAGCCCTTCGGCATCTATGCGGGCAAGAGCAAGAGCCTCAAGGACCTCAAGAACGGCGCGCTGGTGGCTGTGCCCAACGACGCCACCAACGAGGGCCGCGCCCTGCTGCTCATGCAGGACGAAGGCCTTGTCAAGCTGAAGAAGGACGCCGGTCTGACCGCCACCCGGCGCGACATCGTGGAGAATCCCAAAAAGCTCAAGATCGAGGAGATCGAGGCCGCCCAGCTGGTGCGCTCCCTGCCCGATGTGGACATCGCCATCGTCAACGGCAACTACGCCATTCTCGGCGGCCTGAAAGTGGCCGACGCCCTGGCCGTGGAAGCCGCCGACTCCATGGCCGCCGCCACCTACGCCAATATCCTGGCCATCCGCGCGGGCGACGAGAAGCGTCCCGAGCTTCAGGCCCTGTACAAGGCCCTCACCAGCCCCGAAGTGGCCGCCTTTATGAAAAAGAAATACGCGGGAGCGGTGCTGCCTTCCGTGAAGTAG
- the xsc gene encoding sulfoacetaldehyde acetyltransferase: protein MPKMTPSEAMAEVLVEEGVKHVSGILGSAYMDLLDLFPAAGIDFISVRHEQTAGHMEDAFCRMTGKAGVVIGQNGPGITNYVTAVATANMAHTPMIIISPSAGSASVGWDGFQECDTWNLFKPITKASLRVPHPNRAGDILRTAFRAAYAMRGPVLVDVPRDYFYGELNEEILKPSQYRVAPGGIGNPEMFKHAVEVLKAAKNPVIVAGRGVVDADCVETVKALAEHIGAPVACSYLHNDAFPADHPLWCGPIGYMGSHAAMRLMEKADVILAIGSRLSYFGTLPQDGINYFPKTAKIVQIDINPMHIAKTHPITVGLCADAKDASEELYKQLRDAMPKKDITAVANKVKEELAIWQKEIDEIANEPVMEGRMHPRKALEVVGKFVYDNDAIATTDIGNTSSTANSYLRFRNPKRDIATLTFGNTGFAYQAALGAQLACPDKPVVSIAGDGAWGMSLFEVPTACQFNLPVIATVYNNGAWCAEKKNQVDFYNNRFVGADIWSKSYAKIAESMGADGYTVNTQADLANALETAHKNRRPAVIEIMTDGTRLAPPFRRDALALPTRFLPKYEKLDKKYFPK, encoded by the coding sequence ATGCCTAAAATGACTCCCAGTGAGGCCATGGCCGAAGTCCTGGTGGAAGAAGGCGTTAAACACGTCAGCGGTATTCTCGGTTCCGCCTACATGGACCTGCTGGACCTTTTCCCGGCCGCGGGCATCGACTTCATCTCCGTGCGTCATGAGCAGACCGCCGGTCACATGGAAGACGCCTTCTGCCGCATGACCGGCAAAGCCGGCGTGGTCATCGGCCAGAACGGCCCCGGCATCACCAACTATGTGACCGCCGTGGCCACCGCCAACATGGCCCACACCCCCATGATCATCATTTCGCCCAGCGCCGGTTCCGCCTCCGTGGGCTGGGACGGCTTCCAGGAATGCGACACGTGGAACCTGTTCAAACCCATCACCAAAGCCTCCCTGCGCGTGCCTCATCCCAACCGCGCCGGTGACATCCTGCGCACCGCCTTCCGCGCCGCCTACGCCATGCGCGGCCCCGTGCTGGTGGACGTGCCCCGCGACTACTTCTACGGCGAACTGAATGAAGAAATTCTGAAACCCTCCCAGTACCGTGTCGCCCCCGGCGGCATCGGCAACCCGGAAATGTTCAAGCACGCCGTTGAAGTGCTCAAGGCCGCCAAGAATCCCGTGATCGTGGCCGGTCGCGGCGTGGTCGACGCCGACTGCGTGGAGACCGTGAAAGCCCTGGCCGAGCACATCGGCGCGCCGGTGGCCTGCAGCTACCTGCATAACGACGCCTTCCCGGCCGACCATCCGCTGTGGTGCGGCCCCATCGGCTACATGGGTTCCCATGCGGCCATGCGCCTCATGGAAAAGGCCGACGTCATCCTGGCCATCGGCAGCCGCCTGTCCTACTTCGGCACCCTGCCCCAGGACGGCATCAACTACTTCCCCAAGACGGCCAAGATCGTCCAGATCGACATCAACCCCATGCACATCGCCAAGACCCACCCCATCACCGTGGGCCTGTGCGCCGATGCCAAGGACGCTTCCGAAGAGCTGTACAAGCAGCTGCGTGACGCCATGCCCAAGAAGGACATCACCGCCGTCGCCAACAAGGTCAAGGAAGAACTGGCCATCTGGCAGAAGGAAATCGACGAGATCGCCAACGAGCCGGTGATGGAAGGCCGCATGCATCCCCGCAAGGCCCTGGAAGTGGTCGGCAAGTTCGTGTACGACAACGACGCCATCGCCACCACCGACATCGGCAACACCTCCTCCACGGCCAACAGCTACCTGCGTTTCCGCAATCCGAAACGCGACATCGCCACGTTGACCTTCGGCAACACCGGTTTTGCCTATCAGGCCGCTCTGGGCGCGCAGCTCGCCTGCCCGGACAAGCCGGTCGTCTCCATCGCCGGCGACGGCGCCTGGGGCATGAGCCTGTTTGAAGTGCCCACCGCCTGCCAGTTCAACCTGCCGGTCATCGCCACCGTGTACAACAACGGTGCCTGGTGCGCGGAAAAGAAGAACCAGGTGGACTTCTACAACAACCGTTTCGTGGGCGCGGACATCTGGTCCAAGTCCTACGCCAAGATCGCCGAATCCATGGGCGCCGACGGCTACACCGTCAATACCCAGGCCGACCTGGCCAACGCCCTGGAAACCGCCCATAAGAACCGCCGTCCGGCCGTCATCGAAATCATGACCGACGGCACCCGCCTTGCGCCGCCCTTCCGTCGCGACGCTCTGGCGCTGCCTACCCGCTTCCTGCCCAAGTACGAAAAGCTGGACAAGAAGTACTTCCCCAAATAA
- a CDS encoding DUF883 family protein codes for MAEKNEESIDALRDELNTLRNQMETLVKSLGEKGEEASSDMVAKLEKELEHYRKLAADKMHKAYEAGSAGIEQVGEQVRRNPVASLLAAFGAGCVISWLFRQYR; via the coding sequence ATGGCTGAAAAAAATGAAGAAAGCATCGACGCGTTGCGGGATGAACTGAACACACTGCGCAATCAGATGGAAACGCTGGTGAAATCTCTCGGCGAAAAGGGCGAGGAAGCCTCCTCGGATATGGTCGCCAAGCTGGAGAAAGAGCTGGAGCATTACCGGAAACTGGCTGCCGACAAGATGCACAAGGCGTATGAAGCCGGAAGCGCGGGCATTGAACAGGTGGGCGAGCAGGTGCGCCGTAATCCCGTGGCAAGCCTGCTTGCCGCCTTTGGCGCGGGTTGCGTGATTTCCTGGCTGTTCCGCCAGTACAGGTAA